In Gemmatimonadota bacterium, the sequence GAGTCCCGAGGCGGTGCGGCAGCTCGACCGGCTCGGGGTACTGGCGCGGGTGGAGCGCGAGGGCGCCCCAATCCTCGGCACCACGGTGGTGGGGCCGCGCGGCGCCACGCTCACCGGACGCTTCGCCGGGGCGGCGGTGCCCCCGTGGCGCGACACCGGGCTCGCCATCGCGCGGCGGGTGCTGGACCACGCGCTGGTGGAGGCGGCCGCCGGCGCGGGCGCCCGGCTGCAGGAGGAGCTCGCGGTCGAGGCGCTGCTGCACGAGGCCGGGGGCGTGGCGGGCGCGGTGCTGCGCGACGCCGCCGGCCGCCGCGCGGCGGTCCGCGCCCGGCTGGTGATCGGCGCCGACGGCCTGCGCTCGGTCGTCGCACGCCGGCTGGGCGGCTCGGCCCCTGCCGGGCTCGGCGGGCTGGCCCGGATTGCCTTCGTGGCGCACGTGGCCGGGGTGCCGGGCCTCGAGGGCCTCACCGAGATGCACGTCGGCGACGACGGTTACGTCGGGCTCAACCGCCTCACCCGGGATGGCGTGGCCAACGTGGCGCTGGTGGTGCCCGCGCGCCGCGCCGCCGCCGCGCGCGGCGACGCCCCCGGGTTCTTCTTCCGGGAGCTGGCGCGCTACCCCGGCGTCCGCGGCCGGGTGGACCCCGCCAGCCTCACGCGCCGGGTGCTGGTCACCGGCCCCTTCGCCTCGCGGGCGCGCCGGGTGGTGGCCGACGGCGCCCTGCTGGTGGGCGACGCCGCGGACTTCTTCGACCCCTTCACCGGCGAGGGCATCTGCAGCGCGCTCCGCGGCGCCGAGCTCGCGGCCGCCGCCGCGATGGCGGCGCTGGCCCACCCCGGCCCGGTCACCCGCCACGCCCTCGCCCCGTACCTGCGGGCCCGCCGCGCGGCGTTCCTCGGCCGGTGGACCATCGAGCGCCTGGTGGGGTACGGGATGCTGGCGCCCCGCCTCTTCGACCGCGTGGTGGACCGGCTCCACCGCCGCGGCCTGGCCGACACCTTCATCGGCGTGACGGGCGACTTCGTCCCCGCCCGCGCGGTGCTCAACCCCTGGTTCCTCTCCCGGATGGTGCTGTGAGCCGACCCGACGCCGATCCCGAGCTCTTCCGGCAGCTGCTCAGCCGCTTCGCCACCGGCGTCACGGTGCTGACCACCCGCGACGGCGCCGGCGCGCCGGTGGGGATGACCGCCTCGAGCCTGGCCTCGGTGTCGCTCGCGCCGCCGCTGGTCTCGGTGTGCGTGGACGTCTCCGCCGACATGCACCGCGCGCTCTCCGCCAGCGGCGACTTCGTGGTCAACATCCTCGCCGCGGGGCAGGAGGCGCTGAGCCGGCGCTTTGCGCGCGAGGCGGCGGCGGGGCGCTTCGACGGCGTCGCCTGGCGGGAGAGCACCGGCGGCATGATCGTCCTCGACGATGCGCTGGCCCACGTCGAGTGCGAGCGCTTCGCCGACTTCCCGCTCGGCGACCACACC encodes:
- a CDS encoding FAD-dependent oxidoreductase; the encoded protein is MGSSPLDVLIVGAGPAGAATAWHLARAGLAVQLVDRARFPRDKPCSEYLSPEAVRQLDRLGVLARVEREGAPILGTTVVGPRGATLTGRFAGAAVPPWRDTGLAIARRVLDHALVEAAAGAGARLQEELAVEALLHEAGGVAGAVLRDAAGRRAAVRARLVIGADGLRSVVARRLGGSAPAGLGGLARIAFVAHVAGVPGLEGLTEMHVGDDGYVGLNRLTRDGVANVALVVPARRAAAARGDAPGFFFRELARYPGVRGRVDPASLTRRVLVTGPFASRARRVVADGALLVGDAADFFDPFTGEGICSALRGAELAAAAAMAALAHPGPVTRHALAPYLRARRAAFLGRWTIERLVGYGMLAPRLFDRVVDRLHRRGLADTFIGVTGDFVPARAVLNPWFLSRMVL
- a CDS encoding flavin reductase family protein — encoded protein: MSRPDADPELFRQLLSRFATGVTVLTTRDGAGAPVGMTASSLASVSLAPPLVSVCVDVSADMHRALSASGDFVVNILAAGQEALSRRFAREAAAGRFDGVAWRESTGGMIVLDDALAHVECERFADFPLGDHTLFVGRVTGGATRDGAPLLYFRGDYGALQRG